GCTCTCGACCGAGCCGACTGCGTAGGAGTCTCTACATTAGCAATAGCGGTTGCCGAGTCAACCGAGAAGGCCGGCTGTgtcggcgcagcgctggaTGCGTTAGACGACGCGGATGTGCGACTGCGCAATAgacgcagcggaggtggaagaggtgtTCCAAGTGGCTTAATGGGGTCGTCGGGGTAGGGCGCGTagcgcccctcctcccttcgcACGGTGTCCGCGTGCTTTTGCTGGGCTGTCCTCAGCCGGAAGAGCTGCACGCCGAGTGCGTCGCACACTCGCTCGGCGTGCATGGCGGCAagcacctctgcctccctcgcATCCTCTGCAATGCCTTCAGCCACGCGCGAGCCATGCGGCTCCGGGAGCGGCAACCGACACGTCGCTGCGAAGAGTTTTGGCCCCGTCGCGCTTCCGGtgaccgccgctgcctgggCCGGGGTCATGGCACGCACGTGAAACACCATCCCAGCATTATGGCCCATGCGACGCACAAAGTTGGCGATGCGTCCTCGCGCAAATGCGTCGGTTGTGTGAGCGTCGCAGTACTCCTGCTGCTGAACTGCGCCGGGTGGTACACCGGTTGCCATCGAGGTACCATCGCTGTCGTATTCGCGAGCATCCACAGCTGAAGTGGTAGGACGTTGTGTCGTGAAGAAGTTGGCCGCACTTAcgtcacgctgctgctgctgctgatgatgatggcggtggtggcgcggaTACTGGGGCTCACCATGGCTTTTAGGCCTCGAAAAAGGAGTCTCACTGTGCACCTCTGCCTGACGCACCGTcgacgaggagaaggcgtgcgctgtggcggtCGCGGACGTCGTCGACGGGGATCCTTCAGCATTCATCACCTCAATTTCTATTGCTTCAAGTGAGATCACCTCTGGTTCTCTagtggcgacggtggccgCCGTTTCTGCTGATGAATGTTGATTCCACGGCGAAGccgaggagaagcagcagcacgttcGGTAGTTGACAAGCAAGGCCTGACTAGAGACGTTCCTGGCAGACGCCGCGAAACAACGACTGCAGCTGATCTTCCGGATGTGCCGTACGGGGGGATCGCGCATTCCCCACCCTGTCGCGTTCCATGATTCCACAAGAGGAGGCCACCTATTGGGCTttggaggtggaggcaggGGGCGGCATAGGTAGCTCAAGCggtgcgccagcggcgcccGTGCCTCCACGGTTGTCAGTGGTGAATGACGCATGGCGGCGATGCGCTGTATGCTTGGCAGGAGGCGATGCGcatgtgtggggaggggggaggaggagaggcgttagtgggggggggggggaggggacgccGCGACGCCGCTCACTTACTCGCGATACTGCTCTCCTGATCCCACGTCAGCAAGGATCTTCTTGGCCCTTTCCTTTGTGCCTGTGTCCCCGCATCCACTGATGCGTACAGGCCTTCGTTGTcctaccaccgccaccgctgctgctgaagtggTCGCGTGGTGCGCCCGTTACCCGGATcggaagagaggaagcagaaaAGGAGCCAACGAGAGGCGAtgaggtgtgcgtgcgcacgtcTCTGTGTGGACTGAGTGTGAAGGAAACGTTTCGCCGAAGGAAGTGCCGACCTCGCCGTAGCTGACCGGGCGTAGAGGGACGGCAgtgacagtggtggtggggagggcaGTAGAGAACGAACACACAACCTGAAAGGGAGCAAAGgagatggcgatggcgctgaGGGGGATGTAGAACGGAAGAGGGGCATGGTGGTGCGCGACACCCGAGCATATGGGGCTACAACGAAATACCGTCGTTGGCCGGCGTCGATCAAGATACTGACGACGCCGGCCAACGACGGATGGGGAGGTGTGAGTAAGGCTAGAGTGGGTGGGTCGGTCGAGGTGTCCTGGAGAGGGGAGTGGACAGGAGGTTTCTACGCATACCTACATCCACCCACGCGTACTTGCCGCTCTCCGTCAGGCGTGCGATGCCACACAAATTCATCATCTTGATCGCCTCCTTTTCAGTTATTTTGCTGTGCTATGCTTACATCCACGATGTTATCTTCGCCCTGTTACGTACAGTAAAAGCTGCCACACGCTTGCCTGCAGGATTGCACATCTCTGGCCGCGCGCTCTATCTCTCGCCCtgttcttcgccttctcgcaGTTGTTTCCACCGAATGCCGCGATGAAACTCGGTAGCCACTCCCGACTCTCTCGCACATATCCGagaacccccccccccacacgcacctgcacacaccACGTAACACCAGCAGACATTTCACTGTCACTACTCAAATGGCTCGTAGGCGTCATCGTAGGGGAAAgacaaaggggggagaaaacaaaaaggggggcgggtggggaCGGactcggggggggggacctGAGGCTAAAACGGCCTCTGACGTTTaagcacgtgcgcgcacgtaGGCGACTTCAGCAGTTAAGAAGAGCGCCGAAGGGAGCGacaggaaaaggggaggaggggggagcgatgagggagaggtgggtgAAGAAGCACGtcgagggagaaagagagacctCGCGTGCTTGCGTAGGAGGCACCTAAGAGCAGTGGGCGTGACATTCCACAACCCCCAACCTACAGACCGTAGCGGCAGGGTGACCAACGAACCTATACGGTGCCATGAGCGCCGTTGTGCCTTGCTCcacaaggagaaagagagagaaactgCGCCAAAGTGgcgcgcgggggggggggtagtgAGTGGTTGAAGAACCACCCACCACCATTCACTGCGCGCATTCGTctgaccccctccccccttactcactctttcctcttgtctGCAGATAATGCTGCCCTTCAGCTTTCCAGCGTGAAGTGCGTCGGTGCCTTTACGAAAGGTAAATAAACATCTTTGGATCGTTGGGGCTGCGCTTCACGTAATCGCGGTCGATGAGtccctccagctgcgccttaATATCGCGTCGCGAGGGTACGAACTGACGCGAGAGGTGTTTTGCTACAGTCTGGAATAGGTCCTCGAAGAGCACGACACGGTGACTCTTGAGGATGTGCACAAGAGCCGCGTCGAGCAGTACCCGACGTGTCGCTTGCACATGCCGAGCGACAACCGCATCTTCATCCGCAAAGGCTGTCACCGGCGCGGCTGCTCTAGACGAGGTTGTAGACGGCTCTGAGCGGGTGGCGAGTTCGGTGCTACCGTCGAATGCGCGGGGGCCTCCAGACGGCACGTCAGTGGGATGAGCCTTGGGTAGCGGCAAGCGTATTGCACGTAGCGTGTGGGCATAGGAAGGGTTCAGCGAAAAGGAGTCGTTCTCCATGATgaacgctgccgctgcaccggcgccgctgttcgCTGGAATCCACCGCAGGAGGTTAAACGCCCGGTGCTGCGTCAGCAAGTGCAGGTGGGCCCGCAGAGCGTGAAAGGGCAGTCCGAGTATGCGAGCTAGCTGAACCCCCGTGAGCACGCCGGCTTGCGCCGCATCGGGCGCCTCCGCGTTGTAGGCGTCACTCACCACTAAGAGCAGCGTTGCCGAAAGCGTGCTCGCGACCACCTGCTTTGTGCCAGAGACGAACTCGGCGGTGAGGGTGGCGCTGCCAAGGCTGAAGACCCACAACAGAGCGCGTGAGGGGTGCTGCCGGGCATAGTGGTCCCGGAACGCTTCcatgccgcgctgcagcgaggtgTGCGCCTGCAGAGGAGGCATGGGGTAGGCCGGCCACTGAGCGGAGGCAATCAGCTGCACCCGTATCTTCGCAGGGAGCTCCAGGTAGGCCAATTTCTGCTCGAAGAGGTTTCGCGTACGCTCTGCCCCCTCGTAAtcgcgcagcatcgcctcgAAGGCGTGTGTGGCCGTGACGCCGAGGTGCGACTGAAGGAAACTCACGAGCAGGCGCTCCACCTCCAAGTTCGGCGAGAACGACGCAGAAGATCTCTGGACGGCACGTCCGACGGCCAACGCCTGCTTTGCTTTTCCGCCCACGGCCGCCGATACCGTTCCTGGCGGAGCTCCTGACTGTGGTGGCACCGGACCACTTGAATAACTGAGCAACCGCCGCGCCAAGCACAGCCGGTAGTGCTCGAGAAACGTGTCCTTGTCCTCGAGCAGTGCCACCAGTTGTGCAACGAGGCGTAGACGCTTGTGAAGGTTACCACTCAACACTCGACTGCCCCGGCactcctgctgcaggagaAAGTCCACGTAGCGAGCAACCAACACCGATAGTTTTAACTGCTGTACCGCTTGTGGGTAGTTCGCCGCAAGCGCGATGAGCGGCATGGAGGCTTGTCGTGCGTCTCGACTGAGCAGCACATTCGGCAGATCCGCGCCGGCGCTCGATGCGAACTGGCTCAATGACCTGCCTAAGGCCCttggtgttgctgttgctgcagccgccATAAGCGCCTCGTGGGCGCGCTGCTGAGACGCCTGCAGTGCTCCCTTTCGAGTCCAGCGAAAGGGACACATCAGCTCCTCTATCGCGTTGAACAAGGCACCAAGCACGGTCGCGTGGTTGTGGAAGACGCTCTCCACGAGGTCCGTGTAGCGCGCCATGAGTCCGACCAAGCCTGCCATGAACTCAATCCCGGGTGTTtgcgggtgcggctgcgacggcgctgctgatgctgggCGGCTCACAGCGCACAGGTATCGCTCAATGATGTCCGCTGCATCACGGATCAGCTTTGTAATGAGGATGGCGGCCATCAGCACAAAGCACTCGTCTTTGGTAACATCGGTGAAAAGGCGATAGAGAGACTCGAGTGCGACCAGCGCAGACGCCAAATCGCCCTCGGCCTCGCCAGAAATGGTCCAACTGGTTTCTACAGAGGCGGTGGTACCGGAGGACGGGGATGGCTGCTCAGCAAGTCCCTGGTAAGGtgcggaggcagcgctcGTCGCAGCTTCCTTGGGTGGGGCCCAGATGCTGTTGTCCATACTGCTCATCCCACGTGGCGTGGATCCCACAGCCACTGTAGAtgggtgtctctctccacgCCCCCTGCCTGCCCACGCCCCACGATCTTCTGTGAGGCgattgccgctgccgcggttgATGGCGGAGACGACCGTGCTGTGGCTGTCGCCGCTCGCCGCGGTCGTCCACTGTACCCTGCACCAATCCcccccaccactgccgctgtgtcTTCCGTCgtccttcttttcctcctctccggaTAAAAATGAAAATGATATCGGTGACGTCTCCTCGTGCATCTCATCAGCTTcaaagaagggagagcgggTTGTGCGTTGATGCGGGAAGGGTGAGCTGCGGCTCTGATGGCTACCGCGCAACCCAGTCGATATCAGCGACTCCAGGTACTCGCTGCCGCccacctgcgctgcggcaccgctaGACCACGCCGTGGTGGCCGACATCTGCGGGGCCAAGCAAAggcccgccgcctccacgttCGCGCTCCATGCATCTAGCAGCGCACGCAACCCAAAGCGGGTATCCAGCAGAATGCTGCGGTGCGGCTCCACAACGAGCACCTCGTTCAGTGCAGACCGCAGCGAGGCGTGCAGGAAGGGCAACTGAACCCGCCGCCACACATGcctctccagctccttcacaCTAACTGCCCAAGCCACGTAGCCGCGGCGGCCTTGCTCACTGCGGCGGTGCGCGTCACGTCTGTAGCGGTAGAAGGCGTAGATACCGGCGACGTACTCGTTGGCTACATCCTCCATTACGATGGTTGTCAACGGCTTCGCAATCTCCTTGATGATAGTGCCGAGACGCGGCCGGCGGTCAGCGGGCATGCCTTCCCACTGTTTTAGTGCCTGTGTGGTCAGGTGATGGGCGGCCGTATGGCCTTCGAGGCGATCACGTAGCTCAACTGTGCCGCGGAGGTCCACTACCACGGCAGGCGCAGCGATGTAGTAGCTCTTCACCGCaccctcctgctgctgatcGCTTCGGCCATCCGCTTCATCCCTAGCCGACAGACCACCGCTGTCACCATCACGGCCCCCTTTCGACCGCAGCATGTCTTTGTTGTCAGCACCGACGCCACGGTTGCTTTCAAAGGGGGCGGGTTGTCCTGCCGCGGACGAAGCCGCTGATGCCAGACTCGGTCGCAGGTCCGCTGGGGTGGAAGTGGCTCGCTGGGCGcggccgctgttgctgccgccttttgcgccatcgccgaggCGTCCACTCGTGAATAGAGAGAGCAAACGACGTCGTCTGCTGACGTGTGAATGCGCGCCAGatctctctcctccagcgactACCGGAGAAGGAgttgcagcggtgctggcgctgttgcgcGTGTCGAGCAGGCCCACATTGGGAGTgctggcggcactgctcGGTGTGCTGAAGTTGTGGCCGCTAACAGCGCTTCGAGCACGGCTGCCGGAGTGACTCCTCTCGGAcgtctccgccaccgccgaagTGGCGATCGTGAGTGGGTCCACCACTGATGACACACCTTCAGCAAAAGGGGCCACGAGGCTTGGGGGGGTGTTCATGATGTTGGGGCTTCTCGCTGCGGACGCCGTTGCTGCGccgactgccgctgccgtacccccgcctccgccgctgaCACTAGGCcccgtctgctgctgctgttgctgctgagccACCATGGAGGACGAGGTAGActgcacgaggaggagcagctctgTAATGACACGGTACGTCTCTTGAATAAGCCCTAGCTGCTCCCATGCAACCTGGTCCGTTGTCTCGAACACCTCGCGCACGTACTGCATGAGGTAGCGCAGCTCCATCCGCAGCAGTGGCCGAAGGGGCTCGTAGACGACCACGTAGAACACTTTAAAGCACATGAGCGTGATCGTGTCCATGCCAAAGCGGCGGGTGTAGTACTGGTCTAGGTAGCGGAAGCACGAGAGTACGACGCTGCGGAAGACCAGAAACGTTCGCCACTCTTGTAGGAATGTGTAGCAGAGACTAAAGCGGCGTTCGTTGGGGTGGGCGGGGTCGGCGGCGTGTGCAGCGGGtgttgccgtcgtcgctgtggcagagaagacaAGGACGGTGGGCGAGGCTGCCGCTTCGTTCGTGGTCACGCTGGCCGCAGATGGGGCAAGGGTTACGGCAGTGTCCCTCACTGGGGAGGAAGTGGTGTTGCTGGCTATGATGGGTGTCATCACAGACGGGTctggggagagagatggggaAAGCGTGTGGTCGCCTGGCGTCAGAGTTGACATGAGAGACGAGATGGCGTTCGTCGGTAGCTCCGCCATGCCACCCTCgcgcacagctgcggcactcGTGTCTTCGCCCGAgtgtgtgctggtgcggATGCGGCCTAGAGGACCGATGTGTTCGGAAGAGAGGTAAGAGTTCATGGTGTGTAGTGAttcgtcctcgtcgtcgtcagcgcctGTGCGCAGCCCGGGGCTCCCCTCTTCGGTGTCGTTGAAGGACGCAAGAGCGgctgcagagctgctgtcgctgctacTTTCCCTGAGCTGAAGTCGCCGAGGTGAGTGCCGCGATGCGGGAGAGATGGTGTTTACCTCCGacagcacctcctcttcggcGTCAACGAGTACTCGCCCCGTCTTTGATGCGACGCGggcgtggtggtgagagAAGGTGCCGTGCGGGCCTGACGTCGGTGCAGCACCCcagcgagcgctgctgccttgtTGCCCAAACCAACTGGTGCCACGGCCgacaacgctgctgctcgtgatTGCGCCACCGTCTACCGGGGCTGGTGTCGCGGGTGCTCTTGGCGACTGCGGAGGCCACCTTGCACCGACCTTCTCCTTGCTGATCTTACTGCCTTCGCCGCCGACTGGGGTCGTTCTCGCCGCTGTGGTTGTCTCGGTTGGGTACGACGAGGGGTAGAGCAGGCGCCTCACAAACGCGAAGGAGCCGTTGGTGTTACCGTGCCCGCTGGAGGACCTCCTGTAGGAGGAGCTGCGGTTCGTTTCTTTTGAAGGTGCCCTGTGCACCGGCTCactggtggcagcagcagcggcgatgtTCTTAAAACGActccagccgctgctgctgctgccaccagtGGCGCCGCTTTCCGTCGGGGCGCTGCGGCTACTTTGATCCTGCTGGGCACTTCCACTTCCGTGCGTGCCTCTGTAGTCCTCCGTGCCTGTAAGAAACTGCACACGGCTGTGGTCCACATTCTGCAGGATGGGGAAGAGGACGTGGGACTcaaggaggtgcagcaggaggagtGCGAGGCGTGCGTAGAGCTCACGCGACTTGGTAgggtcgccgctgcaggcgttGTAAATGACTGTGTACCAGCTCATTCGGTGTTTCGGGCACCGCAAGGACCGCAGCGAGCTCTCGTCACCCGTCTGCAGGGTCGTGTAGACCGCGAAGAGGTAGCGGTCAATGTTGCTCCACAGCGACTCGAGCTGCATTGGCATCTCCAGTTCGGCGGTAGACGCGGTGgtgggcgaggaggatgaggtgcTAGGAGAGCTAGTCGAGAGGTAGTGAGACGggaaggcggtggtgtgtcGGCTGAGGCTTCGCGGCATCCCGATCGTGAGGGATTCATTTCCGCGGACGCTGGTGTTGTTCTTGTCGTCGGCACTATGCGCCCTGCGCGCGCTGATCACGCTGGAGGGGCTACCGGTAGTGCGAGGGTGCGTCTGGTCGCGTATGCtccgcgacagcagcagtgaggcTGGCGTGCCGCCAACGTTTTGTGTGATCTcaggttgctgctgcggcgccctACTCGAATAACGTGCCCAGTGAGCTGCTTGAAGCGACTGCGCCCCTTCgagggcagcgccgctgctggagatcATGTAGCTTCCTTGTCGTTGATTGTGTGCAGCATCCTCGTGCTTCTGATGATGGCCTTCCTgtgtctgccgctgcggctcgGCAGAAGTGCGTCTTCGCGCTGTGGAGTTGTGCATCGAATGGAGTGCCtggggaggaaaggagtAGAGCCCAAGAGGAGACCAgcagaggggaaagagggtgagacaggtgctccttctccagctgcacACGAGCGTGTGTGAGATCGAGGCAACTGGCGCACGCAGCTGTCTCTTTCACAAGGGCCAAAATATATGATGGCCGCGTAGATACCGTACGCGTGTCGGTCGAGGTGCCGATGCAGGCGTCTGCGCAGATCAGTGCCGCGTGCTCATGAAGATGAATGAAAAAAgagcggggggtggggaagggtgaGGTGCATTTATGGGGGGGGTCAAGTGTCCCTCTACCGCTGAGTGCACTTTCAGCTgtgtcacacacacgcgcgcgtgctttATACACCGGAGGCACCTGGGTGATGGCCCAAGAGGAACGCAGCTtcgagagagacacacgagAGAAAAATCAGACGAACACTCTGAGCACGTACagtgagaagagaggaggaggggggggggcgatgtggtggggtgggggtaaTGTGTCTCGCCTGCCAGTTTTGATTGTAGGCCTGCAGCTATATGTACGTATACatatacgtgtgtgcgtgcgtgcacatATATGTATGCGCGAGGGACACCAGCGAATGGGGCGAGGTGGGGAAGGATGTGCTATGGTCGACGGTGATGCGGCTTGTGCATAAGAGAGgttggggagggagggagggagtggtgatggtggtgggggtaTACGTGGTCACGTGTTAGGTGACGAAAACACCGGAcatctgcgtctgtgtgtcaTGCACATGCTCGTGTCTCGGTAAGAGgtctcgcgctctctccgcATCCGTATGTCTCtgtggtctctctctctgtgtgtgcgtgtgggtgagaCGCAGTCCGAGCACAGACGGAGGGGAGAGGTTCAGTGCACCCCCCCGAGTCTAAGCCGAAGCGCTGTCGAAAGGGCTGGATGGTGGGTaatggaggggggggggagggtgcgggCGTGTACGTCTATGCGCAGAGTTGGGTAGAGTAAGGTGTAggggctgcgctgcttcttgCAATTTTGTCGTTTGACGTTTTCCAGCCCCTATCGCTGGGCTCTCTCCACATCTGACCGACGAGGacggggaaagaagaaggcgctgcggcgtgtTATGCGTCGGCGGAGTGTGTGGGTCAGCGCTTCTCACGCAGacaggtggagaaggggagggagagggcgtaGATATGGCAGCAAACTTACGCGTATCAAGTTGGTCGCTTCGAGAACcggcgagagaagcgagaggaaatAAGCGCATGCCATAGCAGCAGCCAAACAGCTCAGGAAGAGAACCGAGGGGAGGCCCAGGAGAAGTtgagtgagggggaggggacgaaGGTGattggtggtggtggtggtggtggtgggggatGCGCAATGGCGTGATCCTCCACGCGTCCCTGGCTCAAGTTATGCGCAGAGGGCATACAGTGGGCCCGAGCATGTGCCTCACTCAACGcttgctccctccccctcccccatacgccgctgccgccggccaTCTCGCCGTTAAGAGAGGCGCCTCAGCAAAAGAggacaggaggaggggaggggaggaggagggcgacgcTGAAACGTCATTGGATGCGGGTGAGGGAGACCCaacacacacggagagagaatgagagcTTCGTCGCCGGTGCTtaccagcagcacacacccaccccgcCAGACCCTGGGCGTAGCCCCCCTTGGGAGCCCCACCACGCCCTTTTATTTTTAGTGTCGCCGCCTTTTCCGTTGGCTACACACGTGTTTGTGGGCGATCACTGCCGATGGGGAACTTACCGTTTACCAAACTGAGgtcgcagcgcagcacaccaGCCGGTCgcacggccgctgccgctgtcctcCGCCATTTGCACAATCACCGACGTCGTTGCAGTTCACGAATACCCGCACGACACCACCCGCAACCCTCCCAATACCCAGCGCACACGAGGAGCGCTAGCACACCTCACTTTCTCCCGCTTGCGCCACGATTCTTATCCCCACTGCTACTGTTGCTGCGACCACCACGACTGCCGCTGGTCGCGCCGGACGGGCTGGCAGGACGAGAGCCCTTTCCACGTCcagcctcgctgccgccgcccttcaAGTTACCCAGCAGGTCTTTGACACGTGCCGATGAggatgccgccgtcgccatggtgctgccgctgctcgacGATGAAGCAAAGGGTTGGCCCTTCTCGCCGcgcgcgccagcggcagcgcggtgGCCTACGATGCTGGTAAGGTTGAActcaccgctgcctctgcggcTGCCAGAGCCGGACTGCCTGGCGCGCCCACTTCCTTGCTGGGGAGGTTGGCGGCCTTGCGCGCTGGCTGACCCACGACCGCCACTGCCCAGCGtggcctcctcgccgctacGGCCTTCCAGTACGTTGCGCCAGTAGCGCTCCGCGTTGCGGCGGAAGTCCTGCTCGATGGTCGTCGACGCCTCGCTCTCCAAGGCACGGGCAAGCCCAAGGTTGGCGATCTGTGCCTCGGCTTGGGCGGACGGCATTGTGGCGCTGTACTCCTTTAGGAGACTCTCGTAGAAGCTCAGCATCGGCGCGACCCGGTAGAAAAAGCGGTTGAAACTatccaccagcagcgcgtgcggctgtcctccaccgctgctgcggcgctgatCGCTACCAGGGCTCTCTTTCAACAGGTGGCTCAGCTTCGGGTTACTGGAGATGCTATTGAAGAGGGCAGAGGTGCGCAGCGCGTTGAGCAGCCCTTGGTCATTCTCTCTTGTCACGTAGACAACCTCCTTGTCGCGATGCGTCATGTAAGTGAGCGACTTACAGTTCGCCGCAATGAAGCCAGAAGTGGGGACGCAGGTTGGACCGGCAAGGATGCCGTACCGACGGAAGCGCTCTGCCGTCTCGATAGACTCGATGAGGGTACTCTCGTACTGGAATGGCCCCATCTCTGGCGGCAGCAAACGCACCTGCGTGTACTGGCCCGTTCCCTCCGTGCCATCCGCGCGGCGCGTGCTGTCCACCTCGAAGTACTCCACAGCGCTTGTCACCCGCTCCGGATGCGCTGAAATGTTCCCCAGGAACTTTACAAAGGCCTCAATGGCGACCGTGATGTTGGGCACAAACTTGCCCAACGTGTAGTCGGTGTAAATCTGCTGCACTTTCTGGGAGTCGTTTGAGCACACGGGCAGGAAGGCATTCCGGAACTCCTGCCGTAGCGCGGGGTTCGCTTGGTTCCGCTGCACGGCGTAGAGGacatcggcagcgacgccgtccTGACTCCACGCCAGCTCCTCTAACACCTTCGCTACCATCTTCTCGCCgtccctgctgccgctgctgccagcaCTGGAGCTCTGTCGCGTTCGCTCAATCATCTGCTGTACCGAACGGATACCGGCGCCGCGGGAAGCACCGGAGCTGGCGTTGCTGGCACCGCTATTGCTGATTGCGGCGGAACGATTCGACTGCGGGCCACTCCAGCTGAAGATGAGTGACACCGGCACCGCAAAGTCGCCACCACCCAACAGCTCCTTCTCCGGGCACTGGGCGAGGCCGCGTACCACCATCGAGATGTTGTCCGCCGAGACGCGCATCTTCGacagcagcttcgccagcTCCCCTACGAGCACCAGCGTCAGCATTTTGGCGCTCTCCCGCTCAAGGCTGCGGTTATTCTTCACGGTGCGTTCCAAAATAATTGAGCTCGGAATGCCGCGGCCGACGATGCGGGCCAGGCCTACTTGAAAACGCTGTAGCACATCCTGCTGAACGTACGCGGCGTAGGTGCTGTCGGTGTCGCTGCCCGTCGGCGAGGCGccgtcactgccgctgctcataCCAGCGCGCTGCACGAGGCCGACAATGTATGGCTCATCGCTGTCACCGCGATGGAACTCACTAGCGTGCTCCAGGGCAAAGGCCTTGCGGTCGACATCCACCCAGATATTcccggcactgctgctgccgttgctgtcggcagcagacgcagcagcgtacGGCACCGCGAGACGCGGCACGTGAGCCGGCAGTCCACAATTGAAGGCATCGAGCTCCTCTTTCAAGtatcgctgcagcaccttgcACAGTAGCAGTGACGGCGATCGTCCCTTCATGCGCCACTCCTGAACGGAGAGTAGAAGGTGGCGTACGTTGGCGTCAGACTCACCACACTGTTGCGATGCCCAGGCTTGGATGTCCTGGTTGCCCAGCTTCTCGTGGAAGAGTCGCACAAGTGCGTTGCCGAGGCCGAGCGCCttcgcgcgctgctgctcctcctcgagcgTGTTGAAGTGAGTCGTGTCGTGCTGTGGGGAGTGCCCATGCGGGCCCAGTCCGAACCCCTTCGCGTAGTCCGCTGCAATCTCGCTAATGCGCTCCCCCATGCCGTAGGTCGTTCCAAAGGGCGGTCGCCTGCCACCGAATGGCAGTCGCGCGCTTTCAATGATGCGGCGCTCACTACTGTCGAGGAAGGCCATCTGTTCACGGTTGTGTTCCTCCCAGCCGAACTCCAGTGGTGTCCACCATGATTCATTGAGGCGCAGCGACTGCGTCTCCGTCGGGGACTTGACAAAGTTGCCGG
This genomic interval from Leishmania panamensis strain MHOM/PA/94/PSC-1 chromosome 16 sequence contains the following:
- a CDS encoding cullin-like protein (TriTrypDB/GeneDB-style sysID: LpmP.16.1180) translates to MHNSTARRRTSAEPQRQTQEGHHQKHEDAAHNQRQGSYMISSSGAALEGAQSLQAAHWARYSSRAPQQQPEITQNVGGTPASLLLSRSIRDQTHPRTTGSPSSVISARRAHSADDKNNTSVRGNESLTIGMPRSLSRHTTAFPSHYLSTSSPSTSSSSPTTASTAELEMPMQLESLWSNIDRYLFAVYTTLQTGDESSLRSLRCPKHRMSWYTVIYNACSGDPTKSRELYARLALLLLHLLESHVLFPILQNVDHSRVQFLTGTEDYRGTHGSGSAQQDQSSRSAPTESGATGGSSSSGWSRFKNIAAAAATSEPVHRAPSKETNRSSSYRRSSSGHGNTNGSFAFVRRLLYPSSYPTETTTAARTTPVGGEGSKISKEKVGARWPPQSPRAPATPAPVDGGAITSSSVVGRGTSWFGQQGSSARWGAAPTSGPHGTFSHHHARVASKTGRVLVDAEEEVLSEVNTISPASRHSPRRLQLRESSSDSSSAAALASFNDTEEGSPGLRTGADDDEDESLHTMNSYLSSEHIGPLGRIRTSTHSGEDTSAAAVREGGMAELPTNAISSLMSTLTPGDHTLSPSLSPDPSVMTPIIASNTTSSPVRDTAVTLAPSAASVTTNEAAASPTVLVFSATATTATPAAHAADPAHPNERRFSLCYTFLQEWRTFLVFRSVVLSCFRYLDQYYTRRFGMDTITLMCFKVFYVVVYEPLRPLLRMELRYLMQYVREVFETTDQVAWEQLGLIQETYRVITELLLLVQSTSSSMVAQQQQQQQTGPSVSGGGGGTAAAVGAATASAARSPNIMNTPPSLVAPFAEGVSSVVDPLTIATSAVAETSERSHSGSRARSAVSGHNFSTPSSAASTPNVGLLDTRNSASTAATPSPVVAGGERSGAHSHVSRRRRLLSLFTSGRLGDGAKGGSNSGRAQRATSTPADLRPSLASAASSAAGQPAPFESNRGVGADNKDMLRSKGGRDGDSGGLSARDEADGRSDQQQEGAVKSYYIAAPAVVVDLRGTVELRDRLEGHTAAHHLTTQALKQWEGMPADRRPRLGTIIKEIAKPLTTIVMEDVANEYVAGIYAFYRYRRDAHRRSEQGRRGYVAWAVSVKELERHVWRRVQLPFLHASLRSALNEVLVVEPHRSILLDTRFGLRALLDAWSANVEAAGLCLAPQMSATTAWSSGAAAQVGGSEYLESLISTGLRGSHQSRSSPFPHQRTTRSPFFEADEMHEETSPISFSFLSGEEEKKDDGRHSGSGGGDWCRVQWTTAASGDSHSTVVSAINRGSGNRLTEDRGAWAGRGRGERHPSTVAVGSTPRGMSSMDNSIWAPPKEAATSAASAPYQGLAEQPSPSSGTTASVETSWTISGEAEGDLASALVALESLYRLFTDVTKDECFVLMAAILITKLIRDAADIIERYLCAVSRPASAAPSQPHPQTPGIEFMAGLVGLMARYTDLVESVFHNHATVLGALFNAIEELMCPFRWTRKGALQASQQRAHEALMAAAATATPRALGRSLSQFASSAGADLPNVLLSRDARQASMPLIALAANYPQAVQQLKLSVLVARYVDFLLQQECRGSRVLSGNLHKRLRLVAQLVALLEDKDTFLEHYRLCLARRLLSYSSGPVPPQSGAPPGTVSAAVGGKAKQALAVGRAVQRSSASFSPNLEVERLLVSFLQSHLGVTATHAFEAMLRDYEGAERTRNLFEQKLAYLELPAKIRVQLIASAQWPAYPMPPLQAHTSLQRGMEAFRDHYARQHPSRALLWVFSLGSATLTAEFVSGTKQVVASTLSATLLLVVSDAYNAEAPDAAQAGVLTGVQLARILGLPFHALRAHLHLLTQHRAFNLLRWIPANSGAGAAAAFIMENDSFSLNPSYAHTLRAIRLPLPKAHPTDVPSGGPRAFDGSTELATRSEPSTTSSRAAAPVTAFADEDAVVARHVQATRRVLLDAALVHILKSHRVVLFEDLFQTVAKHLSRQFVPSRRDIKAQLEGLIDRDYVKRSPNDPKMFIYLS